The Dehalobacter sp. DCM sequence ACCCCCGTTGCCATCGTCTTGGCCAAACGCTGGGGTGTTATGGATTTTCCAGGTGAGCGCCGGATCCATAAAACACCGCTTCCGCGCATGGGGGGGGCGGCTATCTATGTCTCCTTCTGGCTCGCTGTTTTATTAACTGTTCCTATGGATAAGCGGCTGATAGGACTGCTCCTGGGAAGCGCCATTATCTTTGTTGTCGGGATGGTTGACGATATCAAGGGTATGCGTCCGTTGTACAAATTATTAGGTCAGATCATCGCGGCGGCAGTACTGATATTTTTCGGATTTACCGTGGCCCACGTGACACTGCCGATTATTGGACGCATCGAACTGAGCATAATCGGAACGCTGTTTATGGTAATATGGGTGGTTGGCTTGGTCAATGCCGTTAATTTAAGCGACGGCATGGACGGTCTGGCTTCAGGGATATGCTTTATTGCAGCGCTGATGCTATTTTGGTCGGCGAATCACATTGGTTCCACGACCCAATCGGTTGTCATGCTGGCACTGGCCGGTGTGACCTTTGGTTTTCTCCTCTTTAATTTTCACCCGTCAAAAATTATTTTAGGCGATTCCGGGAGTATGTTTCTCGGGTATATGATCGGGGCTGTATCAATATGGGGCATGCTGAAAACCGCCACGGTCCTCAGCTTGGTTTTCCCCTTGCTTGTGCTCGGCATCCCGCTTATCGATATGTTATTTGCCGTTGTCCGCAGAAAATTGAAAGGGCATTCCATTATCCGAGCCGATCGCGGGCATCTTCATCACCGTTTGCTGGATACCGGACTGAGCCAGCGACAGGCTGTTATTGTCCTCTATGGCGTGAGTCTGTTTTTTGGTCTAGCGGCGATACTCGCTACATATGGCCATTGGTTCACCGCAGCCGTTCTGGTGGTCATTGATTTCGCGGTTATCGTCCGTATCATGTTCCGTAAATTTCGTTTGGTTTCGTATCGTGCTCAATTCAGGGAAGTCCGGCAGCCGATTAAGCAAGTCAACACGTACCGGAAAGCCGCTCAAGATGAAGAACCTTATCCCGAAAAAAAGGATAATTCGGGAAGCAGGTTCGATGATGTTGATGATGATAGTGATAAGCAAAAGGCGAAAATATAGAACTAAGAGTGAACGGTAAAAATGAACCATTTTGATATCCTGTAGTTTAATACAGGATATTTTCTATTAGAACGGGTAAAAATAGCATTAAGATTCTATTTTAATTTGTTTTATAGGAGATGAATGGCGATGACCGCAAAACCCGTAATAAAAATGACGACGAATGAGTGTGTGCGTGATTGTATTTATGCAGTGGAAGGGATTTGCTGTCTGAAAAACAGGCCATCGCAAAAATTACCCCAATGTCCCTTCAGGGAAGGAACGCTTGCAGCTATCACGATATTATGATCATCAAAGGGGAAGGCAAAATGAATGAGCGCAAGAGTAAAAAAAAGCAATCCGATTTTATCGAAGAAATGAAAATGGAAATTGCTTCAGAATTGGGAATCATCGGCCAGGTTCAAAAGGATGGCTGGGACTCACTGAGTCCGCGGGTATCAGGAAAACTCGGCGGTAAGCTGTCGCAGCGTTTAAAGAAGATGAAATAAATTAAAAAATAATTTATAAAAAGAAAACTATTATATAACAAATAGTATATGGTCCTCACTATATGATATAATTAGAAAAAAACAGGTGAGGCGTTTTACTTTAATGAAGACAAAGCATCAGCAGATTCTTGGTTTTATTGAGAATTTGGCGATTGGCAGCAAGGTTTCTGTCCGATTTATTGCGAAAGAACTTGATGTCAGTGAAGGGACTGCCTATCGCGCGATCAAAGAAGCAGAGAATAAAGGTTTTGTTCGCTCCATTCCGAAGGTGGGAACGATCCGTATCGAAGGCGTTAAAGAGAAACAGATCGAAGATTTTACGCTGCAGGAAGTTTCTCAAATCGTTGAAGGGATTGTTATCTGCGGAGAAGAACGTCTCTCAGAATGCCCGAATAAGTTTATTATTGCTGCCATGCAGTTGAACGATATGGAACGGTATTTAGAAGAGGATGCGTTGTGCATCGTTGGTAATCGGTCAGACGCCCAGATTTTTGCCTTGAAGAAACACGTTCCTTTACTGATTACTGGTGGATTGGAACCGACGGAAGAAGTTGTTTCGCTGGCACAGAGCCTTGGTTCTGTTATAATTATTTCACCCTATGACACATTTGTCGTGACCACAATGATCAATCGTGCTCTTTTTGATCGTCTAATCGATAAGGATCTGCTTCTGGTCGGGGATATCATGGTCAAGGATGTCAAAACTCTCTCTGACAGTGCGACGGTCGGGGATTGGTATACGTTGTCCCAGAGCACAGGTCACAGTCGTTTCCCGGTTATCGATAAAAATGATTCTCTTATGGGGATCGTTACTGCGGTTGAGGTAGCCGGTGCGGCCACGAATACAGCGATTACCAGCGTCATGAATCGAAACCCGTTCACGGTTGAACAAGATGACTCAGTCACTCATATTTCCCGAAAGATGGTCTGGGAAGGCTGGGAAGTAGCTGTTGTCTTGGATAAAGGAAGAATGATCGGGATCGTTAGCTTGCAGGATGTGTTGGAGGCCTTGCAACAGGTCCAGAAGCAGCCGCAATTTGGGGAGACCGTGGATAACCTGATCCGTAGTGGTTTTCATTATGTCGACGACTCGGAAAACCTGACGATCGAAGGAGAAGTCACCCAGTTTATGGCGAATGAATTTCATTCGGCCAGTTGCGGTGTGCTTGTGACTCTCATGGATACCGCAGGGTATATTGCGCTTCAAAAGAAATATCATCTCGATGCGATCACGGAGAATTTCAGCTTCTATCAGTTTCACCCGGTTCCGGTGGGTACCGTCATCCGCATTACAGCCAAGCTCTTGTTAGTGACTAAAAAGAATTGTAATATCGAAATAGAAGTATACCATGACGAGGAATTATTGGCCAAAGGGCTGATGACAGCTCGGATGGGAGATAAGAAATAAAATTTTTTGAAGCTTCACTTTTTTCGATATCTTTCTACAAAATATCGAGAATTCTCCTTTATTTCTGCCCACCTATTATGTTATAATGTGCCATATGTTTAAAGGAGAGTGTTTACATGCAAGGAAATATCATTCAAGTGGAAGAGCGTGTCCCATTAGGTAAGGGTATTGCGCTCAGTCTCCAGCATATGTTCGCAATGTTCGGCGCTTCGGTATTGGTTCCGATTTTATTTGGAATTAACCCGGGCGTCGTTTTATTGATGAACGGTATCGGTACCTTACTTTTTATACTCATTACCAAAGGCAAAGCACCGGCCTATCTTGGTTCAAGCTTTGCATTTCTTTCGCCCGTTTTCATGATCATGGGCGCCGGTGCCACCCAGGATGCGTCTAGATACCCGCTGGCGCTGGGCGGTTTCGTCGTTGTCGGACTTGTTATCTGTGTTGTTGCGCTCCTCATCAGGCTGTTCGGTACAAAATGGATCGACGTTATCCTGCCTCCGGCCGCTATGGGCCCCGTTGTGGCGCTTATCGGTCTGACACTGGCCGGTACTGCAGCCAAGAGCGGTGGTCTCCCGGTTCCGGGCGTCGAGCTCGCCACCATTGACTATCATAACGTCATCGTTTTCTGTATCACGCTATTGACAGCCATCTTCGGCTCGATTCTCTTTAAAAAATTTCTTGCCGTTATCCCGATCCTCATTTCAATCGTTGTTGGCTGTATCGTCGCCGCTCTGTTCGGACAGTTTCATATCGACCAGACCCTCACTCATCAGATCTTTATTTTACCGCAATTCCAGACACCGCAGTTCGATCTCGCCGCCATCGCTATCATTCTGCCCGCGGCGCTAGTCATCGTGACGGAGCATATCGGCCACCAGATGGTCACGGGCAAGATCGTCGACCGCGATCTGATCAAAGACCCGGGACTGCATAGAACGCTCCTCAGCGACGGCATCTCCACAGCACTTTCCGGATTTGTCGGATCAGTCCCAACAACGACATACGGTGAAAACATCGGCGTCATGGCGATCACGAAAGTCTACAGCGTTTGGGTCATCGGCGGCGCGGCCGTCATTTCCATCGTCGTCGCCTTTATCGGACCGGTTTCGGCTGTTATTCAGGCAATCCCTTGGAGCGTCATCGGCGGCGTGAGCTTTATGCTCTATGGCATGATCGCTGCTTCCGGTCTGAGGCTTCTAGTCGAGGCCAAGGTCGATTACAGTAAATCCCGTAACCTTGCCCTGACCTCGGTCGTCCTTGTTACCGGCCTATCCGGCGCGTATATTCCGATCAGCGCGTCCTTTAACCTTGAAGGCCTCCCACTTTCTACGATCATTGGCATGGTCCTTGGAATCATCTTCTGGCTCCTGGACAAAGCCAAGCTCACTAACGACAGGGACTAAACAACACCGGGAAGGAAATAACCGGCACTTAAGATAACAAAAAGCTCCGTCACCTGGCGGAGCTTTTTTTGCCTCCTGGAAAGGCCGGTATCCCAAAATCGCCGCCGGCGGCGATTTTGGGATATTTTTCATGGATGAATTTATGCGCGGGGTCATGGATAATTAGGAGCGGTGTTTTTTTGAAGAAGACGCAAAATGTCTAAATATTGCACAATATATTTTCGATATAAAAAATAGGGTGAAGAATGTAATAATTTATCGATATTTGTAAGTTAAAAATCCTTACACTGATATTTCAGCCGTAGGAGGAATTACTTTGGCAGGCAAGATTATTGAAATAATTGATTCGATTATCCAGGAACGATCCAAAGAGAATCCGATTATCGTGGAAATGACGAAAGCAAAATTGATACTCAAGGGGATTAATCCCGATCACTACACGCGTACCTCCGAAGATGACCCGAGTATCATGGAGAAGCTGTATAACTTTCGTAAGCAATTCAGTGATAATACGGTAGAATCAGAATCGCCTAATCTAAAGTCAGTTTTTTCCTCTGCACGGGATGAAGCGGAAGCTGTCTTAGATCTTAAAAAGCAGTGTGATAATATCACGGTGAAATTGCTGATTTTCTTTGCATCTTCCGTTTACAATCAGGATAGGTTAAGCAGCTTGATGCAAGATGCTTTTCCGGGTAGTCTCGTATTCGGCTGTTCGACAGCCGGCGAGATCATTAATACGGAATTGGCCAGTAATTCGGTTGTAGCCATGGCTTTTAATTCGAATGTCATTGCGGATGCGAAAGCGGACGTCATTGAACACATTACGGCCATGCCACAGGTTGAAGACGCATTTAGTTCTTTCGAGCGCTACTTTGATGAGAATCCGTATACCATGGATGCAATGCGCTAT is a genomic window containing:
- a CDS encoding glycosyltransferase family 4 protein; the protein is MHSYLITFVLAIVFSIILTPVAIVLAKRWGVMDFPGERRIHKTPLPRMGGAAIYVSFWLAVLLTVPMDKRLIGLLLGSAIIFVVGMVDDIKGMRPLYKLLGQIIAAAVLIFFGFTVAHVTLPIIGRIELSIIGTLFMVIWVVGLVNAVNLSDGMDGLASGICFIAALMLFWSANHIGSTTQSVVMLALAGVTFGFLLFNFHPSKIILGDSGSMFLGYMIGAVSIWGMLKTATVLSLVFPLLVLGIPLIDMLFAVVRRKLKGHSIIRADRGHLHHRLLDTGLSQRQAVIVLYGVSLFFGLAAILATYGHWFTAAVLVVIDFAVIVRIMFRKFRLVSYRAQFREVRQPIKQVNTYRKAAQDEEPYPEKKDNSGSRFDDVDDDSDKQKAKI
- a CDS encoding small, acid-soluble spore protein, alpha/beta type produces the protein MLSEKQAIAKITPMSLQGRNACSYHDIMIIKGEGKMNERKSKKKQSDFIEEMKMEIASELGIIGQVQKDGWDSLSPRVSGKLGGKLSQRLKKMK
- a CDS encoding DRTGG domain-containing protein, whose product is MKTKHQQILGFIENLAIGSKVSVRFIAKELDVSEGTAYRAIKEAENKGFVRSIPKVGTIRIEGVKEKQIEDFTLQEVSQIVEGIVICGEERLSECPNKFIIAAMQLNDMERYLEEDALCIVGNRSDAQIFALKKHVPLLITGGLEPTEEVVSLAQSLGSVIIISPYDTFVVTTMINRALFDRLIDKDLLLVGDIMVKDVKTLSDSATVGDWYTLSQSTGHSRFPVIDKNDSLMGIVTAVEVAGAATNTAITSVMNRNPFTVEQDDSVTHISRKMVWEGWEVAVVLDKGRMIGIVSLQDVLEALQQVQKQPQFGETVDNLIRSGFHYVDDSENLTIEGEVTQFMANEFHSASCGVLVTLMDTAGYIALQKKYHLDAITENFSFYQFHPVPVGTVIRITAKLLLVTKKNCNIEIEVYHDEELLAKGLMTARMGDKK
- the uraA gene encoding uracil permease → MQGNIIQVEERVPLGKGIALSLQHMFAMFGASVLVPILFGINPGVVLLMNGIGTLLFILITKGKAPAYLGSSFAFLSPVFMIMGAGATQDASRYPLALGGFVVVGLVICVVALLIRLFGTKWIDVILPPAAMGPVVALIGLTLAGTAAKSGGLPVPGVELATIDYHNVIVFCITLLTAIFGSILFKKFLAVIPILISIVVGCIVAALFGQFHIDQTLTHQIFILPQFQTPQFDLAAIAIILPAALVIVTEHIGHQMVTGKIVDRDLIKDPGLHRTLLSDGISTALSGFVGSVPTTTYGENIGVMAITKVYSVWVIGGAAVISIVVAFIGPVSAVIQAIPWSVIGGVSFMLYGMIAASGLRLLVEAKVDYSKSRNLALTSVVLVTGLSGAYIPISASFNLEGLPLSTIIGMVLGIIFWLLDKAKLTNDRD